TCGACAAATACCGACACACCATGCGACTCGAACACGGCGTCATCGCTGCCGACTTCATCGACATATTCGAGTTTGTAAGCCATGCCCGAGCAACCGGTAGTGCGCACGCCGAAGCGCAAGCCTATCCCTTTGCCGCGGCGTTCCATATAACGGGTGACGTGTTTCGCCGCTTTTTCTGTCAGTGTAATAGCCATGGTCGATCCTTCAAAAATACTTATGCTGCGACGCTGCTGTGCTTGTTTTTGTAATCGAGCACGGCTGCCTTGATCGCATCTTCAGCCAGAATCGAGCAGTGAATTTTAACCGGTGGCAAGGCTAATTCTTCAGCGATGGCGGTGTTTTTGATTTCCAATGCCTGGTCCAGCGTTTTACCCTTGACCCATTCGGTAACCAGCGACGACGAAGCAATCGCCGAACCGCAGCCGTAGGTTTTGAATTTAGCATCTTCGATGATGCCATCGGCACTGACTTTGATCTGCAACTTCATGACATCGCCGCAAGCTGGTGCGCCGACCATGCCGGTGCCAACCGTGTCGTCACCTTTTTCAAAGGCACCGACGTTACGTGGATTTTCGTAGTGATCTAAAACTTTATCTGAATAGGCCATGGTAATGCTCCTCAATAGTGTGATGGTAGGTCCGCGCGCTGCGCGAACCATGTTTTGTGTCAGCTGCGCTGCTTAATGCGCGGCCCACTGTATGCTCGAAATATCGATGCCGTCTTTGTACATATCCCACAGTGGCGAGAGTGCGCGCAGCTTCTCAACCTTGGTTTTGAGCAGGTTGATGGTGAAATCGATGTCTTCTTCGGTAGTGAAACGACCGATCGTGAAACGGATGGAACTATGCGCCAATTCATCGCTGCGACCGAGGGCGCGCAATACATAGGAAGGCTCCAAGCTGGCCGAGGTACAGGCCGAACCGGACGACACGGCGATATCTTTGATCGCCATAATCAAGGATTCACCTTCGACATAATTGAAACTGACATTCAAATTGTGTGGCACGCGCTGCGCCATGTCGCCATTGACATAGGTTTCTTCGATTTCTTGCAAGCCGGTCGCGAGGCGGTCGCGCATGGCGCGCACATGACTGAGTTCGCTGTCCATTTCTTCCTTGGCCAAACGGAAGGCTTCGCCCATGCCCACGCACTGATGCGGTGCCAGTGTACCGGAACGGAAACCGCGCTCATGACCGCCACCATGCATTTGCGCTTCCAAACGCACGCGCGGTTTGCGGCGGATGTACAAAGCACCGATGCCTTTCGGGCCGTAGGATTTATGTGCCGAGAATGACACCAAATCAACCTTGATCTGTTCGAGGTCGATGTCGACCTTGCCGGTTGCTTGCGCGGCGTCGGAGTGGAAAATGATGCCCTTGCTGCGGCACAGTTCGCCGATTTCAGCGATCGGTTGAATTACACCGATTTCATTATTCACCCACATCACCGAAACCAAGATGGTGTCAGGACGAATCGCCGCCGCCAATTGTTCTATCGTGATGAGACCATTGTCTTGCGGTTGCAGGTAAGTCGCTTCAAAGCCTTGACGTTCGAGTTCGCGCACGGTGTCGAGTACGGCCTTGTGTTCGGTTTTGACGGTGATGATGTGCTTGCCCTTGGCTTGGTAAAAATGCGCCGCGCCTTTGAGTGCCAAGTTATTACTTTCGGTGGCACCGGAAGTCCAGACGATTTCGCGCGGATCAGCATGCACCAGCGCGGCGACGTTAGCACGCGCCTCTTCTACCGCGGCTTCCGCATCCCAGCCATACATATGGCTGCGTGAAGCGGGATTGCCGAATTGCGCGCGCAAATACGGAATCATTTTATCGGCGACGCGTGGATCGACCGGCGTGGTGGCCGAGTAATCCATGTAAATCGGGAAGTGCGGCGATTTGAGCGTATCGAGCAAGCTTTTTTCCAATGGTGCGTTCATTCTGGACTCCAAATATCAAGAGGCGATGTGGCTGGTATGCGCATGGTGCATGACCACAATCTGGTTTTCTGCGGCTTTTTGTTTCTGTTGATTGACCAAGTCCTGCAGAGAGACGGAATCGAGGTAATCAACCATTTTGGCGTTGAGCGTCGCCCATAAATCGTGGGTCATGCAATGCAAGCCATTGATGTGGTCGGTGCCGTGGCAATTGCCTTTGCCGCCACATTGAGTGGCATCGAGTTGTTCGTCAACGGCGATGATGATGTCGGCCACCGTGACTTGCTGCGCTTTGCGTGCTAAATGATAGCCACCGCCCGGACCACGCACCGATTCAACGATTTCATGGCGACGTAATTTGCCGAACAATTGTTCGAGGTAAGACAAGGATATATCCTGCCGTTGGCTGATGCCGGCCAGCGTCACAGGACCTTTGTCCTGGCGCAATGCCAGATCGATCATTGCCGTGACGGCGAAACGTCCTTTGGTAGTAAGGCGCATGGTGTGCTCCGAGTTGCCTGAGGCGGAAAAGACTGCTTACGCTGAGTTGTTGAGCGATTTAGTCAAGTATAGCAAACTTGAGTAATTTTGTCAGGCATAGCCATTTTTTGAATGCTCGCAGGTCGAATCGGCTCAATCAGCTCTGTAAATACCATTGTTCGACCTTGCTTCTGGCCCAAGCGGTCTTGCGCAGGAAGCGCAGGCTGGACTTGATGCTGGGGTCATGTTCGAAACAGCGAATCGGAATTCTTTGCGCCAAGACCGACCATCCATGCTGCTCCAACAAGGTGGTCAAGATGGCCTCCAAGCTGATACCTTCCAGGCTTTTTACGCGTGTTTGCGGTGGGGTCATCGCCAGGTCAGAAAGAGGATTGGTCATGAAATTGCTGTGTTGCATAAGTATGGAACGCAATTTTAACGCTATTCCGAGTTTTGTGTCGGCACGGCATTAGTCTGATTCGCCTCTGCCTCCCAATTTAGGGTTGCACCCAAAGTTCGCTGCGATTCAGCGGCAATTTGTTGCGCGCAATCATGGGATTGGGTAATTCGATAATGCTTCTTTGTCGGATATTCGCTTTGTACAAGATATCGCGATAATATTTTTGAAATAGCTTATCAAAATCACCACTAACTATCAGACTCTCCAAAGCAGTGCGTAAATCCGCCGCGAACTGCGCATGGCGCGGGCTGACGAAAAAATACTCGGCGCTGTCGTAGTGCAGCACGATAGCTTGGTCGATGACGATACCTTGCTCGCGGTGCTCATCGAATTCTTGCCAGACCTCAAAAATAGCGCGTGGAAAGTAGTCGAAACGGGCGGCCGCCAGCATCGCGAACAGCGGCTCATAGGACGAGGCTACACTAACAGGCAAGCCGCTGTGGCGCAAAATTGCCGTATCGGGCCAGTCGTGCACCTGACCCGCGCTGAAATGCTGTAAATCTGCCAGCGATTTCACATTCTTAAACAAATCTTTATCGTTTTTTCGCAACAAAGCGATGCGCCAACCCAAGGCACCCTTGTCGATGGGAATGCGGATGGGAATGAGTTGGGCTTCACGCTGCTCGGTCGTCATGGTCCAGATGAGGTCGAGCTTGCCCTTGGCTGACGCGGTTTCATTGATGAAGCGTGTTTGCGGATAAGTGAGCTCGCTGGCGACTAAATGGTACTTGCCCGGAAGCTTGTTCATTGCGGCTTGGAGCAATTCCAGCACGTAGTCCGCATGCCTGTCATTTTTTGTCGAGGTACGCGGATAACGTATTGTTTCGCTGGCCAGCGCTGCTGTGAGCCAGAGTGTCGTGATGATGGCGCAGATAAGACGGCAGCAGGAAGCGCAACGGTGACTCATCAGGATTGCTCGCTGGTTAAGGTGATGTGGGGCAAGGGCCTGTCAATTTACCACGTTCATACAAAAAAAACAGCTGACGCACCCTTCGGTGTGCCAGCCAGAACTACGCTGCTTTGCTTGTGAGATTACACGATATCGAAACTGACGCCCTGTGCCAAGGGCAGGGCATTGCTGTAATTAAAGGTATTGGTGGCGCGGCGCATGTAGGCACGCCATGCATCGGAACCCGATTCACGTCCGCCGCCCGTCTCTTTCTCGCCGCCGAAAGCCCCACCGATTTCAGCGCCAGACGGACCAATATTGACATTGGCGATGCCACAGTCACTGCCGAGTGCCGAAACGAAGTATTCGGCTTCGCGCAGATCGGTGGTGAAAATGGCGGAGGACAAGCCTTGTGGCACCTCGTTATTCCAGGCGATCGCTTGCTGCAATTCATGGTAACGGACGATGTAGAGAATAGGTGCGAAGGTTTCATGGTGCATGCCTGCGCTTTGTTGTGGCATTTCCACTAAAGCCGGCCGCACATAGTAGCCGGCTTCGCAGCCCGGTACGCTGACCCGCTCGCCGCCGCTGCAATGGCCTTGTTCCGCGCTAGCGCTGCTGAGCGCAGTTTGCATGGCGGTATAGGCAGCCTGATCGATCAAGGGGCCGACCAAGTTGCCGGCCTCAAAAGGGTTGCCAACCGGTAAAGCCGCATACACATGCTTGAGGCGTGGAACCAGTGTGTCGTAGATGCTGTCATGAACGAACAGTCGACGCAGTGTGGTGCAGCGCTGTCCGGCCGTGCCGACGGCGGAGAAGGTAATGGCGCGCACCGCCATTTCCAAATCGGCGCTGGCAGCGACGATCATGGCATTATTGCCACCCAATTCGAGTATGCTCGGTACCAGTCGTGTGGCGCACATGCTCGCCACTTGGCGTCCCATGCGCGTGCTGCCGGTAGCGCTTACCAGTGCCACGCGGCGGTCTGCCACCAATTGCGCAGCGCCGGCAGCGGTGCCGATCAATACCTGTGTCAAGCCGACCGGGGCATCGCTGCCGAAGCGTGCCAGGGCCCGTTCGAACAAGGCCTGCGTGGCCAGCGCGGTCAGTGGGGTTTTTTCTGAGGGTTTCCAGATCACGCTGTTGCCACAAACAATGGCCAACGCCGCATTCCAAGCCCATACCGCGACCGGAAAATTAAATGCCGAGATCACGCCAACCACGCCACGCGGGTGCCATTGTTCCATCATGCGATGGCCCGGACGTTCCGAGGCAATCGTCAAGCCGTACAATTGACGCGACAGACCGACTGCGAAATCGCAAATATCGATCATTTCCTGCACTTCGCCCAAACCTTCTTGTACAATTTTCCCCGCTTCGAGCGTGACGAGGTGGCCGAGTTCCGCTTTGTTTTGGCGTAACTCTTCTCCGAGCAAACGTATCAGTTCGCCGCGGCGTGGTGCCGGCACGCTGCGCCACGTGAGGAAGGCGCTGTGCGCTTGGGCGACGGCGGCGTCGATTTGGTCGGCGCTGTCGGCGCGCAAGTTAGCCAGCAGGGTGCCGTTGATCGGCGAAATACTCTGCACATCGGTGCCGGCACGGGCCGCCAAAGCGATGCCGAAATGGGCCAGTAAAGTGGGTAGGGAGGATGGATTCATCGGGTAGCCTCATCAGTACATTAAAACAGCAGGAGCGCGCATCAAATGGCGTAGTAGCGGCCGAAACGGTTGGACAGGAAATCGCTGAGCTTGGCTTGCTCTTGGCGCACCAAGCCGTGCTGTGGCAGCTTCCCGCTCAGCACTAAGTCAACCATGGTGCAAATTCCAGCCGCGGTGGTTAATTGTATCGCTGAGAGTAACTGAGCATTGACTTCTTGTGCGTAGATTTTTTTCGCATACGATTCCTGTTCGAGACGGCCTTGGCGCATGCCGACCACGCTGACAAACACCAGCACCACATCTTGCTTGGTCATGGGGATGGAGGTTTCGAGTACATCTTTGAGTATCGGTCGACGTTCGAGTTTGCCTAATTCCAAGTCGCGAATGAGCATCTTGACGATGTCGCGGTGCCCCGGATAGCGCACGGTTTTGTAATTGAGATTCTGTACTTTGCCCTGTAAGCTTGCACATAAAGTGCCGAGGCCGCCCGAGGTGTTGAAGGCTTCGTAATCTATGCCATCGAGCGAGAAATGTTCGATTTCTTCGAGCGCCGCAGTTTCGCGTAATTGTCCATCGACAATCGCCTCGCAAGGATTGCAATACTCATTGATCAAGCCATCGGTGCTCCAAGTCAGATTGTACTTGAGGGCATTGTTGGGGAAGGTCGGCAAGGCACCGACGCGCATGCTGACGTCACGCAAGCTGTCGAAACCGAGAGCAACATCGTTGGCAACGATGGAGATGAAGCCCGGTGCCAGCCCGCATTGCGGTACGAAAGCGCAATCGGCCCCTTCGGCCAGTTGCTTGACGATGCGGGTGCTTTCTACATCTTCGGTTAAATCGAAATAATGCGAGTTGGCCGCGCGGGCAGCGCCGGCGATGATGGGTGTGAGGAAATACGGGCAGGCCGACAGCGTGACTTGATGGCCGCGTATCAGTTCGGTGACGATTTCTTGGTCGCCGAGGTCGGCCTGCACGATGCGGGTACGCGGAAAGCCGGCTTGCTCCACATATTTCAAACGTTCGGGGTCGCGATCGGCGACGGTGATGTCATAATCGCCAGTATGTGAAAGCAGATTGAGGATTGCATCCCCGATTTTCCCTGCGCCTAGCAAAATGAGCTTGGTTGCCATTTTTATCTCCCCGGTTATTGTTGCAAAAAGAAATCATTAGCTAGTCTATGCCCAAGTTCTGTCAGATAATAGTGTCGAAATTATCGTCAATATGGCTTACTAGGGTACAAAATGACTCAAATTTACGACAAGGTGTAGCGAGGCAATGAATCGAGAACTGGATGAGATAGATAAAAAAATCCTGGCTTTGCTCATCGATGATGCGCGTTTGCCGGTGACGGTCATCGCCCGGCAAGTCGGGGTAGCACGCACGACGGTGATTGCGCGCATTGCCGCGCTGGAAAAGTGCGGCATGATCGTCGGCTATGCGGTGAAGTTGAATCAGAAAGCCTTGCAGTCGGCGGTGCGCGCCTATGTGGGCTTGTCGGTGGAAACCAAGTATGCGGCGGCCTTGATACGCTACTTGCAAAATTTACCGGAAACCGAAACCTTATGTGCGGTGTCGGGGGTGATCGATTACATGCTGACCTTGCGCTGCGATACCACCGCCACACTCGATGCCTTACTCGATCAAATCGGTGCCATGGATGGCGTGCGACAAACCTCGACCTCGATTATCCTCAGCAAGCGCATAGACCGCGCGGCCGGGTGAGCTATTCAACTATTGCTGGAAATAAGTTCAGGCGATGTTATTTTGTTGTCGAGCGGGAGTTTCGGATCGCCGCTGTGATTACTGGCGGCGAAACCTGCTTTCGATTGCTGCAGAATTTGCCAATGTACCGAGGCGCGATCGACGCCGCTGCGGTCCAGTGGTGCTGGCAATTGCGCTGCCGATTGCGCTTGCTTGGCCGTGGTGGTGGCGTCACCCTGAGCCGCACTCAGCAGTTCGCGCGAGGTCGGTGGCAAGGAGCTCATGGCCGACGCGTGGCTACAGAGTAGTGTCGCCCAAAGCGTGGCCGTAAAGCGTGATCCAAGTGTTACAGAGTGCTGTGACATAGTTGCCCGCTGGTAAAAAGTGCTGTTGCTTGAATATTGTACGAATGTTGTCAGTATGGTGTCATCAAGCTTAATTTGCTGCAATGGAATTTTCGCGCAAATTATGCTCGTGGTCGTAAGCAATTTTTTCTTGTTCCGTCATTCTTGCTGCTGTTATTGTGACGGTAGCCAATGCGGTGCTCGCTGCCGGCTTCGCTGATTGCACACCGAGCACTATGGTAGCAGCAATTGCGACGATACTTAAGCAAGTGAGGGCGGTTGAATGGAAAGTTTTCATGTGAAGCTCCTTGGTGAGGTTGGTGCTGCTTGGTTGTGCTGCGATGAAGCTACTTTATCCAAGCGCGCCATGCTCTGCCATGCCTATGTGATGAATTGCGTGAATCGCGGGATGAACTGCATTTTTGGTGGCAGTGACAGTTGAAAATTCAATTCGATAGGACTAGTTGAGATGATAACCAAGCGCACGTTGTTCGCTTGCTTGCTGCTGTGCGCTACGGCGGCACAAGCACAATTGCAGAGTTGGGGTAGTTATCCGCCTCTGCCAGGACTCAGCGCCGGCAGCACGCCAAGCGCCGAGGCACCACTGGCCATGTTAGAGCAGCGCCAAGCGCCGGCCGTCTCCAACTGGCTGGGGCAACAGGATGTCTTGAGTCGTGCGGTGTTGGCACGTTTAGCCGCGCGCACGGCGCTGGCGGCACGTTTGCAAGCCTTGGCGCAAGCAGTTGCTCAGCCGGCGCTGATGCTGGAGTGGCCGGAGTCTATCGTGTATGCACTCAGTGGTAACGATGGACGTAGTCGCGTGCTGCTGCGCCAGCAAAACACCGGCGCCGAACGGGTGCTGTACATCGCCGCGCCGGAACAGCAAATTCTGGCGCTCGTGCTGGCACCGGAGCGCGATAAATTGATCGTGGTCGCGCGCAGCCAGACAGTTGGCAAACAGGCTTACCTGGTCGCGCTCAGCGATGCCAATGCCGATGTTGACGTCATCAGTGGCTTGCCGCCGACTTCAGTCGCGGCACAAGACGTGTGCTGGAGCAGTGATGGCAAGAGTGTGTTTTATCGGAGCTGGCGCAGCGGCAAAATGGAGTTGCGCCGTCACGTGCTCGGCCAAGCACCCGTCAGCGATCGTTCTCTGCTTGAAGGCAGTGAAAAAATGCTGCAGCTCGCAGCCGCTGACACACTGACACTGAGTCAGACGCCGGCTTCCAACTTCGCCTTGTTAACGCAACAGTCGGCGGCTGGGCGCAGCTACTTCTTGAGCCAACAAGCTGGCTTACAAGCAGCGAAGGCCAGTTGGCAGCAAGTGGCGACGCCGGCCGATCAAGTTGTGGCGGCCACCGAAAGCGCTGGCATGCTGTATTTCGTCACAGCGAAAGGCCGGTCTCCCACGCGAATAGAACAGCTGGACTTAAGGATGCCGCAATTACAATTGCGCAAGGCCAGCATTTTTCTGAAGAATAGCCAGTTCCCCATCGAGGCCTTGGTAGTCAACAAGGACGCGCTGTTTTGGCACACTATCGAAGCTGGCGTCAGTCATTTGTATCGCGCTCCATTAAAAGGCGCAAGCAAGGACGCCAGCGAAGAAGTGAGTTTGCCCATTGCCGGCAAGTTGAGTGAGTTGGCGCTGGCGGCGGATGGCGTGTCGCTGCAATTTCGACTGGAAGGCGGCAATGTGCCGGCGCTCACTTATCGTCTGACGGCGGATCGGCAATTGCTGAGTCAACAATTGCCGGGTCAGGTAGCTGGCGTTTTTCCTGGATTGGAAAGCAAAAGCATCGAGCTGCCGGCTGCTGATGGTGCCAAGTTATTGTTGACGCTGTATGCTGCTCCGGAGCTACAGCTTGACGGCAGTCATCCGCTGCTATTGATGCCTGTGCCAGTCGGCATAGATTTCGACCCGACCCGTTTGGCATGGATAGAACGCCAGGGTGTTGTGGCGCTGCTGGCTGAACGCGTGCCGGCCCAGCCATCCCAGCGCAGTGCCGACATCATTGCGGCAGCAAATTATTTGATTCGCGCCGGCTACACCGTGCCGGCCCGCTTGCTGGGGCAAGAAACGCGTCCCGGGCAGACCGGCTTGATCACTGCGGTGTTGCAGCGACCGGAATTGTTTGCCGCTGTCAGTCTGGCTGATCCTGAACTGGCGCAGTCTGGTGGCAAAGCTAAAACCACTTGGCCTTACCAAGCGCTGCGCGGTGGGCTCGGCTATCCGGCTATCTTGTTTACGCTCGCGGAACCAGTTAGTCCAGCCACCCTCAAGCTGGTGGCCGGTTTGCAGATTTTGAGCACGAGCCGGCAGAAACCGGTGTTGTTGAGTACCAAGGCAAGCGCGGCCGACAACTGGGCCTTCTTACTCTGGCAAGCAGGCGACAAGACCATGGGCCTCATGCCTTGATGTGTCGCTTCAGCAGGCCGC
The sequence above is drawn from the Undibacterium sp. CCC3.4 genome and encodes:
- the iscA gene encoding iron-sulfur cluster assembly protein IscA, whose translation is MAITLTEKAAKHVTRYMERRGKGIGLRFGVRTTGCSGMAYKLEYVDEVGSDDAVFESHGVSVFVDPKSLPYIDGTELDFAREGLNEGFKFYNPNVKDECGCGESFRI
- the iscU gene encoding Fe-S cluster assembly scaffold IscU; this translates as MAYSDKVLDHYENPRNVGAFEKGDDTVGTGMVGAPACGDVMKLQIKVSADGIIEDAKFKTYGCGSAIASSSLVTEWVKGKTLDQALEIKNTAIAEELALPPVKIHCSILAEDAIKAAVLDYKNKHSSVAA
- a CDS encoding IscS subfamily cysteine desulfurase, which gives rise to MNAPLEKSLLDTLKSPHFPIYMDYSATTPVDPRVADKMIPYLRAQFGNPASRSHMYGWDAEAAVEEARANVAALVHADPREIVWTSGATESNNLALKGAAHFYQAKGKHIITVKTEHKAVLDTVRELERQGFEATYLQPQDNGLITIEQLAAAIRPDTILVSVMWVNNEIGVIQPIAEIGELCRSKGIIFHSDAAQATGKVDIDLEQIKVDLVSFSAHKSYGPKGIGALYIRRKPRVRLEAQMHGGGHERGFRSGTLAPHQCVGMGEAFRLAKEEMDSELSHVRAMRDRLATGLQEIEETYVNGDMAQRVPHNLNVSFNYVEGESLIMAIKDIAVSSGSACTSASLEPSYVLRALGRSDELAHSSIRFTIGRFTTEEDIDFTINLLKTKVEKLRALSPLWDMYKDGIDISSIQWAAH
- the iscR gene encoding Fe-S cluster assembly transcriptional regulator IscR gives rise to the protein MRLTTKGRFAVTAMIDLALRQDKGPVTLAGISQRQDISLSYLEQLFGKLRRHEIVESVRGPGGGYHLARKAQQVTVADIIIAVDEQLDATQCGGKGNCHGTDHINGLHCMTHDLWATLNAKMVDYLDSVSLQDLVNQQKQKAAENQIVVMHHAHTSHIAS
- a CDS encoding VF530 family protein, which produces MTNPLSDLAMTPPQTRVKSLEGISLEAILTTLLEQHGWSVLAQRIPIRCFEHDPSIKSSLRFLRKTAWARSKVEQWYLQS
- a CDS encoding transporter substrate-binding domain-containing protein — protein: MSHRCASCCRLICAIITTLWLTAALASETIRYPRTSTKNDRHADYVLELLQAAMNKLPGKYHLVASELTYPQTRFINETASAKGKLDLIWTMTTEQREAQLIPIRIPIDKGALGWRIALLRKNDKDLFKNVKSLADLQHFSAGQVHDWPDTAILRHSGLPVSVASSYEPLFAMLAAARFDYFPRAIFEVWQEFDEHREQGIVIDQAIVLHYDSAEYFFVSPRHAQFAADLRTALESLIVSGDFDKLFQKYYRDILYKANIRQRSIIELPNPMIARNKLPLNRSELWVQP
- a CDS encoding aldehyde dehydrogenase family protein, which encodes MNPSSLPTLLAHFGIALAARAGTDVQSISPINGTLLANLRADSADQIDAAVAQAHSAFLTWRSVPAPRRGELIRLLGEELRQNKAELGHLVTLEAGKIVQEGLGEVQEMIDICDFAVGLSRQLYGLTIASERPGHRMMEQWHPRGVVGVISAFNFPVAVWAWNAALAIVCGNSVIWKPSEKTPLTALATQALFERALARFGSDAPVGLTQVLIGTAAGAAQLVADRRVALVSATGSTRMGRQVASMCATRLVPSILELGGNNAMIVAASADLEMAVRAITFSAVGTAGQRCTTLRRLFVHDSIYDTLVPRLKHVYAALPVGNPFEAGNLVGPLIDQAAYTAMQTALSSASAEQGHCSGGERVSVPGCEAGYYVRPALVEMPQQSAGMHHETFAPILYIVRYHELQQAIAWNNEVPQGLSSAIFTTDLREAEYFVSALGSDCGIANVNIGPSGAEIGGAFGGEKETGGGRESGSDAWRAYMRRATNTFNYSNALPLAQGVSFDIV
- a CDS encoding saccharopine dehydrogenase family protein, producing MATKLILLGAGKIGDAILNLLSHTGDYDITVADRDPERLKYVEQAGFPRTRIVQADLGDQEIVTELIRGHQVTLSACPYFLTPIIAGAARAANSHYFDLTEDVESTRIVKQLAEGADCAFVPQCGLAPGFISIVANDVALGFDSLRDVSMRVGALPTFPNNALKYNLTWSTDGLINEYCNPCEAIVDGQLRETAALEEIEHFSLDGIDYEAFNTSGGLGTLCASLQGKVQNLNYKTVRYPGHRDIVKMLIRDLELGKLERRPILKDVLETSIPMTKQDVVLVFVSVVGMRQGRLEQESYAKKIYAQEVNAQLLSAIQLTTAAGICTMVDLVLSGKLPQHGLVRQEQAKLSDFLSNRFGRYYAI
- a CDS encoding Lrp/AsnC family transcriptional regulator produces the protein MNRELDEIDKKILALLIDDARLPVTVIARQVGVARTTVIARIAALEKCGMIVGYAVKLNQKALQSAVRAYVGLSVETKYAAALIRYLQNLPETETLCAVSGVIDYMLTLRCDTTATLDALLDQIGAMDGVRQTSTSIILSKRIDRAAG